The following proteins come from a genomic window of Drosophila gunungcola strain Sukarami chromosome 3L unlocalized genomic scaffold, Dgunungcola_SK_2 000031F, whole genome shotgun sequence:
- the LOC128260262 gene encoding LOW QUALITY PROTEIN: ras-GEF domain-containing family member 1B-like (The sequence of the model RefSeq protein was modified relative to this genomic sequence to represent the inferred CDS: inserted 3 bases in 3 codons): MSSSNGGLTSASNGRSGSTGSANINLNLKGQERAVGAASGAGGSGATTTSITHKTLPDLKTQRSNSACTAHESLTALRRIALPEKSPEKPLSYAAPQSRXLSKEAKDGHLVYCDGRLHSGPLQSLIVHMVPTHEYYPDDGFVSQFLLSARXFVRPHELLAQISQTWEQQQQDVSAGGDVVDDAGQVPGRPMLLSINSASPLTQRKGSAAAVAASSSELEPRPQQRTSTQRSAQYCIRLLSEWIEIFPYDFRDERLMQQVRILARKCVYIDNSLGKQVSRILQLLVSRLTSLEQYEEFLQTLTSEEAQSQQQQQHHHHGHHHHLHNAFQTFLGTSSHANGASGGGSTSGTSNSSSSGHTSSASTSNSISTTPQPDEVFGIMDMCPSCADLAHQLTAIELERLSHIGPEEFVQAFTKDYQQKAKDGSKEGSKGKCIGGGGGSLNDMKKTRNLESYVQWFNRLSYLTASEIVKYPKKKQRVRIIEYWIETARECFNIGNFNSLMAIIAGLNLAPIGRLKKTWAKVQSAKFSVLEHQMDPTSNFNSYRSTLKAAMWRSEGATEERERIIIPFFSLFVKDLYFLNEGCSNRLPNNHINFEKCSQLAKQVMEFNEWKKVNCPFEKLPNIIAYLQHSAVLNENTLSLASFECEPXENTEEKDRYKTVKAETKQQLLQQLQEQQQ; encoded by the exons ATGTCGTCGAGCAACGGCGGACTCACCAGTGCCAGCAACGGCCGCAGCGGTAGCACCGGCAGCGCAAACATAAACCTTAATCTCAAGGGCCAGGAGCGGGCTGTCGGAGCGGCCTCTGGGGCTGGTGGATCAGGTGCCACGACCACGTCAATTACACATAAAACACTGCCGGACCTGAAGACGCAGAGGAGCAATAGCGCATGTACCGCCCACGAGTCACTTACCGCCCTTCGTCGCATCGCGCTGCCGGAAAAGTCGCCCGAGAAGCCGCTAAGCTATGCTGCGCCCCAAAGCC CCTTAAGCAAAGAGGCTAAGGACGGCCACCTGGTGTACTGCGATGGGCGGCTACACTCGGGTCCGCTGCAATCACTCATTGTCCACATGGTCCCTACCCACGAATACTACCCGGATGACGGATTTGTTTCGCAGTTCCTCCTTAGCGCCC CTTTTGTGCGCCCCCACGAACTTTTGGCGCAGATCTCTCAGACTTGggaacaacagcagcaggatgTGAGCGCCGGCGGAGACGTGGTGGACGATGCCGGACAGGTGCCTGGCCGACCCATGCTGCTTAGCATCAATTCCGCTTCGCCGCTGACGCAGCGGAAGGGATCCGCGGCGGCTGTTGCAGCTTCCAGTTCGGAGCTGGAGCCGCGACCCCAGCAGCGGACGAGCACTCAGCGCTCTGCCCAGTACTGCATAAGGCTGCTTTCGGAATGGATCGAGATCTTTCCGTACGACTTCAGAGATGAGCGGCTAATGCAACAGGTTCGCATTTTGGCGAGGAAGTGCGTATATATCGACAATTCGCTGGGCAAGCAGGTATCGCGTATACTGCAGCTACTAGTTTCCCGGCTAACGTCACTAGAGCAGTACGAGGAGTTTCTGCAGACGCTAACCTCGGAGGAGGCACAgagtcagcagcagcagcagcaccaccaccacggaCATCATCATCACTTGCACAATGCCTTTCAGACCTTTTTGGGCACCTCTTCCCATGCCAACGGTGCCAGTGGCGGCGGATCAACCAGCGGCACCTCTAATTCCTCCTCAAGTGGCCACACCTCCTCTGCCTCCACCTCCAACTCGATCTCCACAACTCCACAGCCGGACGAAGTGTTCGGCATTATGGACATGTGTCCAAGCTGTGCCGACTTGGCACACCAGCTGACTGCCATCGAGCTGGAGCGCTTGTCGCACATTGGGCCGGAGGAGTTTGTCCAAGCCTTCACAAAGGATTACCAGCAGAAGGCCAAGGATGGGAGCAAGGAGGGCAGCAAAGGAAAATGCATTGGAGGCGGTGGTGGTTCGTTGAACGACATGAAAAAGACACGGAACTTGGAGTCTTATGTGCAATGGTTCAATCGCCTCAGTTATTTGACGGCCAGCGAGATTGTCAAG TACCCTAAGAAAAAGCAGCGTGTGCGTATTATAGAGTATTGGATTGAGACAGCCCGCGAGTGCTTCAACATTGGCAACTTTAATAGTCTGATGGCCATTATAGCTGGTCTAAACCTGGCGCCCATAGGCAGACTTAAGAAGACG TGGGCCAAAGTGCAATCGGCCAAGTTCTCCGTGCTGGAACATCAAATGGATCCAACATCGAACTTTAACAGCTATCGCTCCACGCTCAAAGCTGCGATGTGGCGCTCGGAGGGCGCTACTGAGGAACGAGAACGCATAATCATTCCATTCTTTAGTTTATTTGTTAAGGACTTGTACTTTCTGAACGAGGGCTGTTCAAATCG ACTGCCAAACAATCATATCAACTTCGAGAAGTGCTCCCAACTGGCCAAACAAGTGATGGAGTTTAACGAGTGGAAAAAAGTGAACTGTCCTTTCGAGAAGCTGCCCAACATCATAGCCTATCTTCAACACAGCGCAGTGCTCAATGAGAACACTCTTTCGTTGGCATCCTTCGAGTGTGAGC CAGAGAACACGGAGGAGAAGGACCGCTACAAGACCGTAAAGGCGGAGACAAAGCAACAACTGCTACAGCAGCTGcaagagcagcaacaataG